The Rhodobacter sp. CZR27 genome includes a window with the following:
- a CDS encoding TetR/AcrR family transcriptional regulator encodes MSDSALASAQRSGEILDLIRGTFADKGFDGASMQDLARAAGMSVGNFYRYFPSKAAIVEAIVLRDLKGVERDFMAVVSSTDPLARLREILRYRIEVKLCEEDAPLWAEITAMAHRNPEIGEICRRMEAEIERALVGIFARVTGLAPDEAHRRFGAHAAFVVMLVKTWALDWPQKKAGATELKSLLLRTIDATLDEVAQLQAKGEPCGASS; translated from the coding sequence ATGTCGGACAGCGCGCTCGCCTCCGCCCAGCGGAGCGGAGAGATCCTGGACCTGATCCGGGGAACCTTTGCCGACAAGGGCTTCGACGGCGCCTCGATGCAGGATCTGGCGCGGGCCGCCGGGATGAGCGTCGGCAACTTCTACCGCTACTTTCCGTCGAAGGCGGCCATCGTCGAGGCCATCGTGCTGCGCGACCTGAAGGGCGTGGAGCGCGATTTCATGGCGGTGGTCAGTTCGACCGACCCGCTGGCGCGCCTGCGCGAGATCCTGCGCTACCGGATCGAGGTGAAGCTTTGCGAGGAGGACGCCCCGCTCTGGGCCGAGATCACCGCCATGGCGCACCGCAACCCCGAGATCGGCGAGATCTGCCGCCGGATGGAGGCCGAGATCGAGCGGGCCCTGGTCGGCATCTTCGCCCGCGTCACCGGCCTTGCCCCCGACGAGGCACACCGCCGCTTTGGCGCCCATGCGGCCTTCGTGGTGATGCTGGTCAAGACCTGGGCGCTCGACTGGCCGCAGAAGAAGGCCGGCGCCACTGAACTGAAATCCCTCCTGCTGCGTACCATCGACGCGACCCTGGACGAGGTCGCGCAGCTTCAAGCGAAAGGCGAGCCATGCGGCGCATCCTCCTGA
- a CDS encoding DsbA family oxidoreductase: MIRLDIFSDPICPWCYIGKALLDRALETRPDHPFVIAWHPFQLNPDMPREGVDRRSYLEAKFGGRERAVEIYAKVQAAAEAAGVGIDFERMERTPNTLDAHRLIHWAGIEGRQAAVVAALFRGYFREGLDIGNPEVLADLAAGCGMDRALTARLLASDADRDDILARDADARAKGVQAVPTFLVDGRYVVAGTQPVTLWQQAIDEIAAGEAKA; this comes from the coding sequence ATGATCCGCCTCGATATCTTTTCCGATCCGATCTGCCCCTGGTGCTACATCGGCAAGGCGCTGCTCGACCGGGCGCTCGAGACGCGGCCGGATCATCCCTTCGTCATCGCCTGGCATCCGTTCCAGCTGAACCCGGACATGCCGCGCGAGGGCGTGGACCGGCGCAGCTACCTCGAGGCGAAGTTCGGCGGACGCGAGCGCGCCGTCGAGATCTACGCCAAGGTTCAGGCGGCGGCGGAGGCGGCGGGCGTCGGGATCGACTTCGAGCGGATGGAGCGCACGCCGAATACGCTCGACGCGCACCGGCTGATCCACTGGGCGGGGATCGAAGGGCGGCAGGCGGCGGTGGTGGCCGCGCTGTTCCGCGGCTACTTCCGCGAGGGGCTGGACATCGGCAATCCCGAGGTGCTGGCGGATCTGGCGGCGGGATGCGGGATGGACCGCGCCCTGACGGCGCGGCTGCTCGCCTCTGACGCCGACCGCGACGACATCCTTGCCCGCGATGCCGATGCGCGGGCGAAGGGGGTGCAGGCCGTGCCGACCTTCCTCGTCGATGGCCGCTATGTGGTGGCGGGGACGCAACCCGTCACCCTCTGGCAGCAGGCGATCGACGAGATCGCGGCCGGGGAGGCGAAGGCATGA
- a CDS encoding MFS transporter has product MTLAREIPQQDRLSRPEFVGMIAMLFATVAFSIDSMLPALPEIAAELTAGAPNRAQLILTSFVLGMGIGTFIAGPLSDRFGRKPVIMGGALLYCAAALAAWAAPTLETLLLARVVGGLGAAAPRVVSLALVRDLYRGREMARIMSFAMLIFTLVPAVAPLMGTVIIAGLGWRGIFLSFLAFSAVSMLWLGLRQRETLLPEARRDFSAARLWEALREVLSHRVIVTAIGVQTLVFGALFGTLSSTQQIFDVTFDRGASFPFWFAVIALMAGTASLVNAALVMRLGMRFLVTVALGGQLVLSLGMWTMTSQGLWPEALVFPAHVAWTTSVFFMAGLTLGNLNALAMEPVGHIAGMAASVIGSVATVLAVALAAPLGLAFDGTPLPLMLGVAAFSGVGFLLIRSLPRA; this is encoded by the coding sequence ATGACGCTGGCGCGGGAGATCCCGCAGCAGGACCGGCTGTCCCGGCCGGAATTCGTCGGCATGATCGCGATGCTGTTCGCGACCGTGGCCTTCTCGATCGACTCGATGCTGCCGGCCCTGCCCGAGATCGCGGCCGAGCTGACGGCCGGAGCACCCAACCGGGCGCAGCTGATCCTGACGAGCTTCGTGCTGGGCATGGGGATCGGCACCTTCATCGCCGGCCCGCTGTCGGACCGGTTCGGGCGCAAGCCGGTGATCATGGGCGGGGCGCTGCTTTACTGCGCGGCGGCGCTGGCCGCCTGGGCCGCGCCCACGCTCGAGACGCTTCTGCTGGCGCGGGTCGTGGGCGGGCTCGGCGCCGCAGCCCCCCGGGTCGTGTCGCTGGCGCTGGTCCGCGACCTTTACCGCGGGCGCGAGATGGCGCGGATCATGAGCTTTGCCATGCTGATCTTCACCCTCGTCCCGGCCGTCGCGCCGCTGATGGGCACGGTGATCATCGCGGGCCTCGGCTGGCGCGGGATCTTCCTGTCCTTCCTCGCGTTCTCCGCCGTCTCGATGCTCTGGTTGGGCCTGCGCCAGCGCGAGACGCTCCTGCCCGAGGCACGCCGCGACTTCTCGGCTGCGCGGCTGTGGGAGGCGCTGCGCGAGGTGCTGTCGCACCGGGTGATTGTGACCGCCATCGGCGTCCAGACGCTGGTGTTCGGCGCGCTCTTCGGCACGCTGTCCTCGACCCAGCAGATCTTCGACGTGACCTTCGACCGGGGCGCAAGCTTTCCGTTCTGGTTCGCGGTGATCGCGCTGATGGCCGGCACGGCGAGCCTCGTGAACGCGGCACTGGTCATGCGGCTGGGGATGCGCTTCCTCGTGACCGTGGCGCTCGGCGGGCAGCTGGTGCTGTCGCTTGGCATGTGGACGATGACCTCGCAGGGCCTCTGGCCCGAGGCGCTGGTCTTCCCGGCCCATGTCGCCTGGACGACCAGCGTGTTCTTCATGGCGGGCCTCACGCTGGGCAACCTCAACGCGCTGGCGATGGAGCCGGTGGGCCATATCGCCGGCATGGCGGCCTCGGTCATCGGCTCGGTGGCGACAGTGCTGGCGGTTGCCCTTGCGGCGCCGCTGGGGCTGGCTTTCGACGGCACGCCCCTGCCCCTGATGCTGGGCGTTGCGGCCTTCAGCGGCGTCGGCTTCCTGCTGATCCGGTCGCTGCCGAGGGCTTGA
- the mfd gene encoding transcription-repair coupling factor, producing the protein MQNGPRILLGGAPEGYDARLVAKELARGAPVIHVARDDKRLEAMRVALSVMAPQAVVLELPAWDCLPYDRVSPNPEISARRMATLAALAQGVPGAFVLLTTLNAATQRIPAREVLRAASFTARVGDRVDEGRLRTYLSRMGFSLTDTVTEPGDYAIRGGIVDIFPPGVTGPVRLDFFGDVLDGARRFDPETQRTTEKLQLVELAPVSEVMLDEGAITRFRQNYRIEFGAAGTDDPLYEAVSAGRKHQGMEHWLPFFHERLETLFDYLPDASVMLDDQVTPARISRWEGIADQYDARREAMTVKGRMDTVYKPSAPDLLYLDEAAWDEATRAHRVIQLSPLAQSPGPGVLDAGGRMGRNFAPERQQENISLFGSLVDHVRKLREDGQVVIASWSEGARERLKGLLEDAGLQGATFVRDIRDVPDGRGGTFLMVWALEQGFTAPGLAVISEQDVLGDRLISKPKKRRKAENFLREHDTLTPGDLVVHVEHGVGRYMGLETLRVPQPPSNKPGPPHDYLHLVYAEEAKLYLPVENIELLSRYGHEEGLLDKLGGGAWQAKKARLKERIREIAERLMRIAAERHLRHAPILEAPHSLWEAFSARFPYQETDDQLSAIADVVKDLESGSPMDRLVVGDVGFGKTEVAMRAAFVAALAGMQVAVICPTTLLARQHFRSFSERFRGFPMKVRQLSRFVSAKEAADTRAGLADGTVDICIGTHALLAKGVKLKSLGLLIIDEEQHFGVSHKERLKEMRSEVHVLTLTATPIPRTLQLSLTGVRDLSIIATPPVDRLAIRTYVSEFDTVTIREALLREHYRGGQSFFVVPRVSDLPDMEAFLRDQVPEVTFVVAHGQLAAGDLDERMNAFYDGKFDVLLATTIVESGLDIPTANTMIVHRADMFGLSQLYQIRGRVGRAKTRAYCYLTTKPRAPLTPQAVKRLRLLASLDSLGAGFNLASHDLDLRGAGNLLGEEQSGHIKEVGYELYQQMLEETIQKIRSGELQGLTEQDEHWAPQINLGVPVLIPEEFVPDLDVRLGLYRRLSGLTTKVELEGFAAELIDRFGELPKEVNTLLLVVRIKAMCKRAGISRLETGPRGATVQFHNDKFANPAGLVDFIKAQGDTARVKDNRIVLARDWKTEAERIKGAFAIARDLAEKVVKPEKPKAEAATSAVKPSAATGSAGSRRR; encoded by the coding sequence ATGCAGAACGGACCACGGATCCTCCTCGGCGGTGCGCCCGAGGGCTACGACGCCCGCCTCGTCGCGAAGGAACTCGCCCGCGGCGCGCCTGTCATCCATGTCGCGCGCGACGACAAGCGGCTCGAGGCGATGCGGGTGGCGCTCTCGGTGATGGCACCGCAGGCCGTGGTGCTGGAGCTTCCGGCGTGGGACTGCCTGCCCTATGACCGCGTCTCGCCCAACCCCGAGATCTCGGCGCGCCGGATGGCGACGCTGGCCGCGCTGGCCCAGGGCGTGCCCGGCGCCTTCGTGCTGCTGACCACGCTGAACGCCGCCACCCAGCGCATCCCGGCGCGCGAGGTGCTGCGCGCGGCCTCCTTCACCGCCCGCGTCGGTGACAGGGTGGATGAAGGACGCCTGCGAACTTACCTGTCCAGAATGGGATTTTCGCTGACCGACACGGTGACGGAACCGGGCGACTACGCCATCCGCGGCGGCATCGTGGACATCTTCCCGCCCGGCGTCACCGGGCCGGTGCGGCTGGATTTCTTCGGCGACGTTCTGGACGGCGCGCGCCGCTTCGACCCCGAGACCCAGCGCACGACCGAGAAGCTGCAACTGGTCGAACTGGCGCCGGTCTCCGAGGTGATGCTGGACGAGGGCGCGATCACCCGCTTCCGCCAGAACTACCGCATCGAATTCGGCGCCGCGGGCACCGACGATCCGCTTTACGAGGCGGTGAGCGCGGGGCGCAAGCATCAGGGGATGGAGCACTGGCTGCCCTTCTTCCACGAGCGGCTGGAAACGCTGTTCGACTATCTGCCGGATGCGAGCGTGATGCTCGACGATCAGGTCACGCCCGCGCGGATCTCGCGCTGGGAGGGGATCGCTGACCAGTATGACGCGCGGCGCGAAGCGATGACGGTGAAGGGCCGGATGGACACGGTCTACAAGCCCTCGGCGCCCGACCTGCTCTATCTGGACGAAGCGGCGTGGGACGAGGCGACGCGGGCGCATCGCGTGATCCAGCTTTCGCCGCTGGCGCAGTCGCCCGGTCCGGGCGTGCTGGACGCGGGTGGGCGCATGGGGCGCAACTTCGCACCCGAGCGCCAGCAGGAAAACATCAGCCTTTTCGGTTCCCTGGTCGATCATGTTCGCAAGTTGCGCGAAGATGGCCAGGTGGTGATCGCCAGCTGGTCCGAAGGCGCGCGCGAGCGTCTGAAGGGCCTGCTGGAGGATGCCGGCCTGCAAGGCGCGACATTCGTCCGCGACATCCGCGACGTGCCCGACGGCCGTGGCGGCACCTTCCTCATGGTCTGGGCACTGGAGCAGGGCTTCACCGCCCCCGGCCTCGCCGTGATCTCGGAACAGGACGTGCTGGGCGACCGGCTGATCTCGAAGCCGAAGAAACGCCGGAAGGCCGAGAACTTCCTGCGCGAGCATGACACGCTGACGCCCGGCGATCTGGTCGTCCACGTCGAGCATGGCGTGGGCCGTTACATGGGCCTCGAAACCCTGCGCGTGCCGCAGCCGCCCTCGAACAAGCCGGGTCCGCCACACGATTACCTGCACCTCGTCTATGCCGAGGAGGCCAAGCTCTACCTGCCGGTCGAGAACATTGAGCTTCTGAGCCGCTACGGGCACGAGGAAGGTCTGCTCGACAAGCTCGGCGGCGGGGCGTGGCAGGCCAAGAAGGCCCGCCTGAAGGAGCGCATCCGCGAGATCGCCGAACGCCTCATGCGGATCGCGGCCGAGCGGCACCTGCGCCACGCGCCGATCCTCGAGGCGCCGCATTCGCTGTGGGAAGCCTTCTCCGCCCGCTTCCCCTATCAGGAGACCGACGACCAGCTGTCCGCCATCGCCGACGTGGTGAAGGATCTCGAATCCGGCAGCCCGATGGATCGTCTCGTGGTGGGCGACGTGGGCTTCGGCAAGACCGAGGTCGCAATGCGCGCGGCCTTCGTCGCGGCACTGGCGGGGATGCAGGTCGCCGTGATTTGCCCGACGACGCTGCTCGCGCGCCAGCATTTCCGCAGCTTTTCCGAGCGCTTCCGCGGCTTTCCGATGAAGGTGCGTCAACTGTCGCGCTTCGTCTCGGCGAAGGAGGCAGCCGACACGCGGGCGGGGCTTGCCGACGGGACGGTGGACATCTGCATCGGCACGCATGCGCTGCTGGCCAAGGGAGTGAAGCTGAAGAGCCTCGGCCTTCTCATCATCGACGAGGAGCAGCATTTCGGCGTCTCGCACAAGGAGCGGCTGAAGGAGATGCGCTCGGAGGTGCATGTCCTGACGCTGACCGCGACGCCGATCCCGCGGACGCTGCAACTGTCGCTGACGGGCGTGCGGGATCTCTCGATCATCGCGACCCCTCCGGTGGACCGCCTCGCTATCCGGACCTATGTCTCGGAGTTCGACACGGTCACGATCCGCGAGGCGCTGCTGCGCGAACATTATCGCGGCGGGCAGAGCTTCTTCGTCGTCCCGCGCGTTTCGGATCTGCCCGACATGGAGGCCTTCCTGCGCGATCAGGTGCCCGAAGTCACCTTCGTCGTGGCGCATGGCCAGCTGGCGGCGGGCGATCTCGACGAGCGCATGAATGCCTTCTACGACGGCAAGTTCGACGTGCTTCTTGCCACGACGATCGTGGAATCCGGCCTCGACATCCCGACCGCGAACACGATGATCGTGCACCGCGCGGACATGTTCGGCCTCAGCCAGCTTTACCAGATCCGGGGCCGGGTCGGTCGGGCCAAGACACGGGCCTATTGCTACCTGACCACGAAGCCTCGCGCGCCGCTGACGCCGCAGGCGGTCAAGCGGCTGCGGTTGCTGGCCTCCCTCGACAGCCTCGGCGCGGGCTTCAACCTTGCGAGCCATGACCTCGACCTGCGCGGCGCCGGGAACCTGCTCGGCGAGGAACAGTCGGGCCATATCAAGGAGGTGGGCTACGAACTCTACCAGCAGATGCTGGAGGAGACGATCCAGAAGATCCGCTCGGGCGAGTTGCAGGGCCTGACCGAGCAGGACGAGCACTGGGCGCCGCAGATCAACCTCGGCGTTCCGGTGCTGATCCCCGAGGAATTCGTGCCGGATCTCGACGTGCGGCTGGGGCTTTACCGCCGGCTGTCGGGTCTGACGACCAAGGTCGAGCTGGAGGGCTTTGCGGCTGAACTGATCGACCGTTTCGGCGAATTGCCGAAGGAAGTGAACACCTTGCTGCTCGTCGTTCGCATCAAGGCGATGTGCAAGCGGGCCGGGATCTCGCGGCTCGAGACAGGGCCGCGCGGCGCGACCGTCCAGTTCCACAACGACAAGTTCGCCAATCCGGCGGGGCTTGTGGACTTCATCAAGGCGCAGGGCGACACGGCGCGGGTGAAGGACAACCGGATCGTGCTCGCGCGCGACTGGAAGACGGAGGCCGAGCGGATCAAGGGCGCCTTCGCCATCGCCCGCGATCTGGCCGAGAAGGTGGTGAAGCCCGAGAAGCCGAAGGCAGAGGCTGCGACCTCCGCCGTCAAGCCCTCGGCAGCGACCGGATCAGCAGGAAGCCGACGCCGCTGA
- a CDS encoding component of SufBCD complex — MDFYASISEVIDLRSFSNLWFWIALAVMWSTVSHWVMGVPWDLVQRARRRGGPAGEDVHQLARIYAARLRHMGSSAGAWLVGVVAFLLTTLGLLGFVYGLEFAQALLCLMLPMTLVGALSLHTAARIEPLEGPALYHALASHRRRVQALGVVSIFVTAMWGMYQNLRIGVL; from the coding sequence GTGGATTTCTACGCCAGCATCTCCGAGGTGATCGACCTGCGGTCCTTCTCGAACCTGTGGTTCTGGATCGCGCTTGCCGTGATGTGGTCCACCGTCAGCCACTGGGTGATGGGCGTGCCGTGGGATCTGGTCCAGCGCGCCCGGCGGCGCGGAGGGCCGGCGGGCGAGGATGTCCACCAGCTTGCGCGGATCTATGCCGCGCGCCTGCGGCACATGGGCAGTTCGGCCGGAGCCTGGCTGGTCGGCGTGGTCGCCTTCCTGCTGACCACGCTCGGCCTTCTGGGCTTCGTCTACGGGTTGGAATTCGCGCAGGCGCTGCTTTGCCTCATGTTGCCCATGACGCTGGTGGGCGCGCTGAGCCTGCACACCGCTGCGCGGATCGAGCCTCTGGAGGGTCCGGCGCTGTATCATGCGCTTGCGTCCCACCGCCGCCGGGTGCAGGCGCTGGGGGTCGTCTCGATCTTCGTGACCGCCATGTGGGGCATGTACCAGAACCTCCGCATCGGCGTTCTCTGA
- the hemB gene encoding porphobilinogen synthase yields MRPIQAPYPHARFRRIRRIDALRRLTQEYTLTSGDLIWPLFVRDGENVEEPIHSMPGVVRRSVDRIVAAAEEAASLGIPAVCLFPYTDPSLKTELCEEAWNPDNLANRAIRAIKAAVPEVAVMTDVALDPYNANGHDGLVRDGIILNDETVEALVKMALAQAESGADILGPSDMMDGRIGAMRSALEAAGHKDVTILSYSAKYASAFYGPFRDAVGASGALKGDKKTYQMDPGNSDEALRLIERDLREGADMVMVKPGMPYLDICRRVKDAFGVPTYAYQVSGEYSMIKGAAERGWIKGEAAMMESLLCFKRAGCDGILTYFAPEAARLLRAQA; encoded by the coding sequence ATGCGCCCGATCCAAGCTCCCTACCCGCACGCCCGCTTTCGCCGCATCCGTCGCATCGACGCGCTGCGCCGGCTGACGCAGGAATATACGCTCACCTCCGGCGACCTGATCTGGCCGCTGTTCGTGCGCGACGGAGAGAACGTCGAGGAGCCGATCCACTCCATGCCCGGCGTGGTGCGCCGCTCGGTCGACCGGATCGTCGCGGCGGCGGAAGAGGCGGCAAGCCTCGGCATCCCGGCGGTCTGCCTGTTTCCCTACACCGACCCGTCGCTGAAGACGGAACTGTGCGAGGAAGCGTGGAACCCCGACAACCTCGCCAACCGGGCGATCCGGGCGATCAAGGCCGCGGTGCCCGAAGTGGCGGTGATGACCGACGTGGCGCTCGATCCCTACAACGCGAATGGGCACGACGGGCTGGTGCGCGACGGCATCATCCTCAATGACGAGACGGTCGAGGCGCTGGTGAAGATGGCGCTGGCGCAGGCCGAGTCCGGCGCGGACATCCTCGGGCCCTCGGACATGATGGACGGCCGGATCGGCGCCATGCGCTCGGCGCTGGAGGCCGCGGGCCACAAGGACGTGACGATCCTGAGCTATTCGGCGAAATACGCCTCGGCCTTCTACGGGCCGTTCCGCGATGCGGTCGGCGCATCGGGGGCGCTGAAGGGCGACAAGAAGACCTACCAGATGGACCCGGGCAACTCGGACGAAGCGCTGCGGCTGATCGAGCGCGACCTGCGCGAAGGTGCCGACATGGTGATGGTCAAGCCCGGGATGCCCTATCTCGACATCTGCCGCCGCGTGAAGGACGCCTTTGGCGTTCCGACATATGCCTATCAGGTCTCGGGCGAATATTCGATGATCAAGGGCGCGGCCGAGCGTGGCTGGATCAAGGGCGAGGCCGCGATGATGGAGAGCCTGCTCTGCTTCAAGCGCGCGGGCTGCGACGGCATCCTGACCTATTTCGCGCCCGAAGCGGCGCGGCTGCTGCGCGCGCAGGCCTGA
- a CDS encoding YSC84-related protein, which yields MAEFSRRAFLGAAGTAVLLTAGCANGVGNNNAAVIDARVDATRDYLFGRYPGTRDLAQDAKGVLYMPLVTEAGFGVGGAYGRGALRINDITVDYYSATRATIGFQIGAQQYAHALFFMTEQALAEFRAGSGWAVGADVRYATPDQGASIGKETTEIQPVVALVFGQSGLIAGATLGGVKYTRIIP from the coding sequence ATGGCAGAGTTTTCGAGACGGGCTTTTCTGGGCGCTGCCGGCACGGCGGTGCTGCTGACGGCGGGTTGCGCCAATGGCGTGGGCAACAACAACGCCGCCGTGATCGACGCGCGCGTGGATGCGACGCGGGATTACCTGTTCGGCCGCTATCCGGGCACCCGCGACCTGGCGCAGGATGCCAAGGGCGTGCTCTACATGCCGCTGGTGACCGAGGCGGGCTTTGGCGTCGGCGGCGCCTATGGCCGCGGCGCGCTGCGCATCAACGACATCACGGTGGACTACTACTCGGCCACCCGCGCCACGATCGGCTTCCAGATCGGCGCGCAGCAATACGCCCATGCGCTGTTCTTCATGACCGAGCAGGCGCTGGCCGAGTTCCGCGCGGGCTCGGGCTGGGCGGTGGGCGCGGACGTGCGCTATGCCACGCCCGACCAGGGGGCGAGCATCGGCAAGGAGACGACCGAGATCCAGCCGGTCGTGGCGCTGGTCTTCGGCCAGTCCGGGCTGATCGCGGGCGCGACGCTGGGCGGTGTGAAGTATACCCGCATCATTCCCTGA
- a CDS encoding NAD(P)-dependent oxidoreductase, whose amino-acid sequence MAKLAFLGLGVMGYPMAGHLAAKGHEVTVFNRTAAKAEAWTAQHGGRAASTPRAAAEGAEVVFACVGNDDDLRSVCLGDEGAFAGMARGALFVDHTTVSAQVTRDLAAEADALGLGFVDAPVSGGQAGAENGALSIMCGGAEDHYARAEPVMAAYARVCRRLGESGSGQIAKMMNQICIAGLVQGLSEALAFGEKAGMDGRAVVEVISQGAAGSWQMANRHATMLEDRFDFGFAVDWMRKDLGICLRTADEIGASLPVTALIDQFYKEVQQMGGGRWDTSSLIKRLPR is encoded by the coding sequence ATGGCCAAACTTGCGTTTCTGGGACTGGGCGTCATGGGATATCCGATGGCCGGCCATCTGGCGGCGAAGGGGCATGAGGTGACGGTCTTCAACCGAACCGCGGCCAAGGCGGAGGCCTGGACGGCGCAGCACGGCGGCCGCGCGGCCTCCACCCCGCGCGCCGCCGCCGAAGGGGCCGAGGTGGTCTTCGCCTGCGTGGGCAATGACGACGACCTGCGCTCGGTCTGCCTCGGGGATGAGGGGGCCTTTGCCGGGATGGCGCGGGGCGCGCTTTTCGTCGATCACACCACCGTCTCGGCGCAGGTCACGCGGGACCTCGCGGCCGAGGCCGACGCGCTGGGGCTGGGCTTCGTCGATGCGCCGGTCTCGGGCGGGCAGGCGGGGGCCGAGAACGGCGCGCTCTCGATCATGTGCGGCGGGGCCGAGGATCACTATGCCCGGGCCGAGCCGGTCATGGCCGCCTATGCCCGGGTCTGCCGCCGGCTGGGCGAGAGCGGCTCGGGCCAGATCGCCAAGATGATGAACCAGATCTGTATCGCGGGGCTGGTGCAGGGCCTGTCCGAGGCGCTGGCCTTTGGCGAGAAGGCGGGCATGGACGGCCGCGCGGTGGTCGAGGTGATCAGCCAGGGCGCTGCCGGTAGCTGGCAGATGGCCAACCGCCATGCCACCATGCTCGAGGACCGGTTCGACTTCGGCTTCGCGGTGGACTGGATGCGCAAGGATCTGGGCATCTGCCTGCGCACGGCGGACGAGATCGGCGCAAGCCTGCCGGTTACCGCCCTGATCGACCAGTTCTACAAGGAAGTGCAGCAGATGGGTGGCGGCCGCTGGGACACCTCCTCGCTGATCAAGCGTCTGCCGCGCTGA